The sequence CTTTTCCAGATACTCGATCTCGCCGGTCATGCTCGACGCGTCAGGATCGGCGAGATTCCCGCGTTGCGTCTGAAGTTTCTTCGTTAACGACGGAACGACGTGAACCGTGCGCGCGCAAACATATCGATACAGGTTGTAACGTGCGAATTTCTGTAGCGGTAATTTTGAATCGGTCCAACTTGTTTTCTTAGCATCCGTATCCGTTCGGTATTGCGCGATCGAGCGAACGAGCACAGCTTGTGCAAATAGAATCAGGTTGGAGATGGAAACGATCGTTTGTCGGATTCGGTTAATCGGAAATACGTTGGTGTCGAGTAAATACTTCAAGACATTCGATTTcgcgacaattttattacaataattccaTATGAAGAGATgaagataaatatagaaatgttgAAGTAAAAATGGAAAGTTGTGTGGACATTACATACTATTTcgtaatgtatattataacaatatagaaTAGGTAGGCTATACGGTAATATCACAATGCATGATTCACAACTTCGTAAAAGTCTAGAGAGGAGAATATAAATCTAAACGGAGGTGTCGTCGCCTCTGTTCGGCGTTCGTTCGTACGTTCGATCTAtctgacgacgacgacgacgacgacgacgcgacgcgacgcaactTTTTCTTTAGGTTAGAaaacgcgatgaaaaatgTGGTTTCCGTTacctttttttactttttcaatttttccctCGTTTGCTacagatttttgaaaatcggAAATATTTACGCGTATAATCGAGCAATGCCAATTCGTAAACACCGTCGCCGATACTCGTTCGATAATAAGGAGAGAATCGGCGACGAGCTAGAAGCTAATAGTGGTGTAGAGACGGTGGTACCTTTTTATAGTGGCGGTACTCTTCTTAACCGGTAATAGTAATaagaatagtaataataacaagagTAACGATCGATAATCGTGACAACAGACAGatattatttccttttcgTTTGATGGAGGTTTGATTGCATGACATTGATATGACGTTTCTAACGTTTCTCGAACGACCGCTGTGTCTCGGCGATGATACTTAAAAAACcgcatgaaaataaattactatacgCTATCGTAGTCGAAAAAGTCTTATGAGCGACGGAATAAACTTAAAGGCTCGTATTCATAACACTGTATTATCACTAAACGATACACCTTTGTTTCGCTCGAACAATTCAGTGAAAGTTTAATCTCAAACGCGTCAGTAACAGGATATCGTTCGATCGGACAGAAATTTGGCCCGAACGTTCGACGAGAAGTACAACGAATAAGCGGTGCATTTGTCACGCTTATGCGACtagacaattatttaaacgagtCGACGTCCCCGTCTCTTACTTTCTATCATTATTTAGAATAACGACGATGCCGAATTTATTGATATCTTATCGATTAGTCAAAATTTCTTATCTCGATAGAAATATTGCCAATTTCTGATAAGTGTGTAACAAGTTATCGATTACGTTacgattataattttgattataaatatagttcaTTTGGCGATTGTCTATGTAGttgaacgaattttttttttagaatctTGGAATctttaatgaattttgtagCGCGAATCGTGTCGCGCGTCAACCGAtgcatttatacatatatgtatatttacatgtatatacaCCTCTGCCCCCtccccactctctctctctctctctctctctgtctcccccCTTTTGTTAATCGTCCAAGGAGGCAATGCCTCCCCCGATCAATTTCCTTTCGTTGATAAATGTAAAGGAGTATGGTCTGTTCTACTAGAGCGTTTTGAATACAGGCCGAacagtataaaaaattgagtTTCATGTCATTGCAAAAGCGTTTCGCCACACCGACTGGTCGTTGTtggaaattactttccgacaAATATGTATGGCCAACTGTGAGTAACCCCGAGAGGAAACGAAGCATGTTTTGCTCGGCAATTCgatttctcttctctcctagTTATCGGTTCGTCTCGCTTTTCGATCCGCGCGAGTCTTCTAGATAAATCTCGCGAAAACTGTTCGACTCGTAAACGGAACCTTATAAACTTTAAATCACAGACGAATCGAAGCAAATTTTATGAACCGCGTGTCGCGGATAAAACATTAGACCGCGAATCGAaactattcaattttcaaacagtTTGAAATTTCTGTTCGATCCGCTGTCATTTTATGTCGCGTTCGTTCAACTCGATGGAAACGAAGAACGCTATTCGCGTTCGAACCTCGATTCCTGAAAGAGATCGtacttgtaaatatataaggATAAACAATGTTGggaaaaatcaaagaaatttcTCACGTCACGACTCGAAGAACGTGTCTGTCCAAAAATTTCTCCAATCAAAGTGCAATAAACGCTTTCATCCTCGGCGTACTCGCTATAAATACAACACCCTCGCTCGTTGTATCTACAAAGTGTTCTGTTTAAACCTATCTCGCAAACCATTCGAGACGCGAACAGACTCGTTCAAGTAGTAGTTTGGTGCAGACGGAGACGAACGTATAAAAAGATGTTCCCCCCTGCAAAGTACAATGAATCCGTACGCACGATTCGTCgcttaaaataacaaatcgTTCGCCTCTCGGATCGTCTACGAGATGCTTTCACGTTTCTGTTTGAACAGGACACcctgtgtatatatatatatatatatgtatccACGCGATTCGTTAGAAGGTACAAAATTTCAAGTCGTGGTACGATTGAAACGTAAGCGTGAAACGACATAAACGACGCGCGTACCTCTGATTGCAACGTATTACATGCTCGTAGGTACATGTATACGAAAAtgtgtgtatacatataaagatACATGTATATAGATTATTTTGGAAGAACAGATTTGCGTATTGCAACAGCGCATAGAGAATCGCGACGCCTTACCGAGGCGAACGATAACTTTCCTACTTTCCGAGATATGTGACTTTCTGGAACGggacaaatttttaatcgaataatcgCTGATTGTCCGATATCTCTGGGACCCCGTACCATCGTTTTCCATCTATGGTTCGAGCTTTTTGAATGCGAGATACACGAATGCGAATTTCTACGCGAATCGTTGCAGGACTCGAAAATACTTCCGAAAAGATTCGGCGAATCCGTCGGACGAGCCACGATCACCGCAAGGATGGAAACGAATCGAACATACCTCGTCCGATTCTCCGTGAAACATGCGTCCCGTCTATCATAACTGCGTTATCGTTCAGTCGATAAGACGCTCGGATGCACGAGTTTAGCGAGTACCGAGCGTACTCGAATTAAAACGTAATCAACGGGATTAAGTGTAAGAAGAAATACCGGAAGTCGAAGAGGAGAACCCTCCGCGGGTCGCTTCcggattattaaatatcgagtAAAAAGTGGCAATCTTCGATAACCTACGTCACAAGTACTTTGTACATCGAACGAAAGTCGAATCCCCTTTGTTCGTCGCGGCGTAACGATCCGAACGACGTGTCCCCGAGGAACGCGATTCTTCGTCTTAGGACTGTTGTATGACGGAGACCGTCGTCTCCGCGAGACCACCCCCGTCTCGGCATATGCTGGAGGAAGTGGTCGTCTCCTCCGACGGCGCCGGAGCCACCGTCAACTGTCTCTGCTCCATGTGGTCCAGGGTCTTCTCGATGGCTCTCAGTCGCTTCTCCAGACTCGTCGTGCCGAGAATCCCCACCTGCAGCTGCGGCCCCAGCGGTAAAATCGCCAGCAACCACCACGTCCAGGACGGTCCGTCGGCTAGACGAGGCCAATCCTCCTCGGTGTCCGGCATACGACCAAACACCCGTTGAATCTCGGATTGCTGCGACGACGACACCGTGTCCCACCATCGCCTGCCCTTTGCTCGCACCTGTAACCAAGACACGCGCCCGTCAATTGGACACTATCGTTTTTCTACGATTTACTTGCCTATCTAATGAGCGCTAGGAAGCGAGAAATTCGGAGAAGATTCGCTAGCAAAGAGTCGTATCTCAACAAAGACTTACTGTAAATGTCCTACCTTATCGTGTAGCTCCAAGAGGCTCAACAGTTGGTCCTCCTGCACCGTCGCGTCCCTCAAGAATTCCACTTGAGCGGTGTCGTAGCCGTCCCTTTCACCCCCAGAGATAACCCTAAATCTTCTTCCACCGACCGTACTCAGGATACTGCAACCGTCTTTCAACAGGACCCTGTCCCGAATCTCGAGCATAGTGCCGTATTCCGCGTATCTGAAACGTTTGCAAACACTTTGTCGTTGGTACAAAGAAATTACGGTGCGGATCGATCGAATGGAGAAACGTTAAATTATCggacgaaaatgaaattacctCTTTGTTCCCGTCGCTTCCCTGTTCAGGCACGCCGCGATGCCAAATTGACGAACGCCGCTTTCAACGCATCTCCGGACCATCAGCCTGTATCTGGGCTCGTAGACGAAGAGGGGACAGGCGACGCAAGGGAACGCGGTGGTACAAACGAAGACGGCGATCTGCTCGCTGTCCAAAAGGCCGAGGCCCTGCGCGAGTTCCAATCGGTGGCTGGTCGCCCTCGACGCGTACTCCGCCGGTGCCACGGTCTTCAAAGCTCTCTCCACAAACTCCGTCACCGTCTTTTGGCTGCTGGCCAAGTACTGCGAGTTAAAGGACACGCTCCGGTTAGTCGACCAGAAGTCCCGTCCTCGAGAAAAGCTTTCGCTCGAAAAGATTCCGACGACAGGATTCGtgactttttaatgaaacggaTCACCGTTTCGTCTCTCCTGGACGAATTCCGCCTCTCCTTTTCGACACACAACTCCCTCAAACTGTCGTTAATCGCGGTTCGGAGCATGCACCGTGTTTCGCGACTAAGCCTGCGAAATAATAAGCAGCGCCGTAACGTAATTTATCGTTACGTGGACGAACGAATCGAATCCAAGTTTCTTATCCGTCGTTGCCGAGGGGATGTAATTGGAAATGGCGACACGAACGCGGAAGTTATCGACGACGGGCGGCTGCGTTTACCgcaaacaataatataatcattgtAATCCGGAAAATGGTTAACCACTAGGAAGTAATATAGCTCGTTTATGGACAGAAGCGTTGGCCGACGTGTTCTACGAGAGCGTTATCGTATTCCGTGAAACGTCTTCTGGGATTAGCGAGTTCCCGAAACTGTATACTGCAAATTTACCAGACATTAGACATTGTGGATCGTCTCTAGACGTTCAGAGGAGTGTCGAGAGAAAGAGCTTCCATTAAATGCCTCGGCGTTATCTGTTAGATAACAGCGTCGCTTCTCGCAGTCGCGTATCGATGGAACGCGCGAGGGATGAACTTTCGATGTTCAACTATCCGTGACGGACGGAGAAATATTTGACTTACATCGGCGAGAGACGCGACGCACAAAGGACACACCGACGAGTAATCCAAGCATCGATCCAGACACATCCAACAATACGTGTGTCCGCAGGGCGTCGTTACGGGTTTCCATAATAATCGACAGCATAGAATGCAGTCCAACTCGCCAGCGGTGCCACGAGAATGGGGCGGCAAAAGTATTTCGGCGGGCCTTGTTTCGAGTCCTGCGAAATGGAAGGTTTCGCACGTGTCAAAAATGTCTTTGTCTTTGTCGAGAAATAAATGGTAAAGAGAACCGAATAGGAATGTTGAAGCAGCGAATACTCACTTTTCAGTTTTTCTATATCTTGGTAGACGCGATCCAGGCCAGCCTGCAGCTTACCGTTGTGTGGTGCCGCGGTCGACAAGAGTCTCCTGCCAACAGTCTGCAACACGAATCAACGAGCATAATTGGATTAGGCGCGAACtttaatcgtaaattattGGGATTGACGCGAGTAAAAAGGTCCCATTCTTTGAAATacaattcctttttattcgCCTGCAGAAACGGTCGAGCAGGAAACGACTCTCCGTCGTAATTAACAACGGCCGCGTGCGTCTCTATACGAAATCTAGATAATTGGAAAACCTATCAACGCGTTGATTTATCGTTAAACGTGGGGAACGATTATTGAGATGGTTGTCGAGTAACAAAAAACACGAGATCCGCGATGATTGAAATACCGGATTTATATAAGTTCCGTCGTGGCGAGCACTTATTATTACTACGGATTCTACGTTATCCCCACTCCGTCGAcctataataattgcaaattgcTCGTTAATTACGCGCGTATCCGTGACAAGAAGTCTCGTGTCGTAACAATACGATTACTCTATAGCAAGGGCACTGCTCTCTCGCCGTTACAAATAAATCAATCGGTCAACAAAGTATCGAAAGCGCGATCGCGACAGATCGTTACcgtgtaattaaaatactgtatcCGATTGCGCAAGAACAATTAACCGTTAACTGCGAGAACATACAATTGCTTCATTTCTTATCGTCGACGCGTCTTCTCGTTCGCGCTTCTTTGGTACACCGATTCTCGAAATCGGGATAAATCTTACAGAGTACACGTACGCGGTGTCGTTTCATATTATTCCCATACCATTGTTcctttcttaaaatatttctaaaataggGTGTTTCGTCGAAGCTAAATTGTTCTCGTTGATAGAAATACGAATCGATTGATGAGCGACGATAAAACGAAAACCAAATCAGCCAAAACTTCACATTCTTAATCGTATTACTTGGTGTTGGAAAGCAAGAATAAACCGTAAATCAATCTTCTGTTAATTACGTAGACAGTTTCGATTGTATTCGATTCTATTTTTCAACTATCTTATATTTCCGGCCAAAGTCGCTGCTGCCTTACCGACTTGGAAAATTGCAGACTGTCTAGAACGCCCTCTTCCTCGCTACACTTTTCCCACTAATCCCAGTATGGGATACACGTTGTAAAAGTGTTTCGCCTATAGTACTCGCGTCGTGTTTTACCCATCaactatgtatgtatacatgttacaatatatgtatattgttacgATCGTTATACTTTTGGAAAGTGTACCGATAAAGGTACGAGCTGAAAACGAGGTTTCTACCTGTGTGAATTCCTCCTCGCCACCGCTGCTATTGTCCTCGCAGTCGGAACCTTGAAAAACTGCGCGACGATTTCTTTTCGGGTTCATCAATTGATGCCGGCTTCTCGTCCGCGACGCACCCTCCGACAAATTATATGGAGCCCGGGATGACGCGTTGCAACGACGATGGCCGACCGACAGCACTTTGTACAGCACCTGAAAACACAACAGAGAACCACGTCTTTTGTAATTCTAATGCATTCGCGAGGAGAAAGCCACTGGCCCGTGTCGTCGACGATTTGCGCGACCATTCGCGAATATTGTTAACACCATAAAGTCGGTACTGCTCGATTGCTCAATGATGTCCATGTAAATGCGATGTCGTTGGAATTTACATCCGTCGTGGGTATAAAGGGAAATTGCCGAGTGCGCGAGGTGACATTCTAATCTAGCGTATATTTTAAACGCGTATCGATCGTTTTATCCATCGTGTTTCGAGGCACGTTCGTTCGTTGTCTCGCGTTTTGCCGATGGAAAATTCATTCTTCTTCGCTCGTTAGCTCCTCGATAGTTTTATCCACATTGGTTGCGCGTCTTCGAaccaatatttctttttcatctgTTCCTTTAGAAATTTCATCGACGAGACAACGTTCCCGCCTCTCTGGAACAACCCAACGATCTGTCAAacgttttcaaatttatttgctCCGTTACTTATCTACTTTACGAATTTTGCATTCTCGTTGGTATTCGAGCAGCGTAACATTCATGTCATCCTGCATTACCTTATGACACGTTTCGTTCGAAACAAAGGAGTATTTTAATGGGAAGAAAGTGACAAACGTTATTTTCCCCATAGCTTAAACGTTACGCCGAAAGAATGATTCCTCGATCTTACATAACTACCGGTGCAACTTGCGTCAATGATTCCAGCAGACTCTCCGTTACATAATGAACGTTCGGAATTAAACTATCTTCGTGGCTCGCTTCGCCATTAAATATCGTCTTGCTCGTTCGggctctttttctttcacggAATTTAGTATTTCTCCGAGTTGTACATTAGTAAACGATATCATCGAAATTGagtttataaattcaataacctaatttaataatcgtttCGGACACTACGAAGCGTAGTGTTCGCGTTGCACGCGGTATGGAGTTTGTTATGCGAAACTCAACCTTCGAGCCAGGAATTATAAAACGAAGGTAAAATTGCGTTTTATTTCCTGAATCGATATTCCGAGCCAAGTACGCGCGCAACGTTAAAGACGTAAGAAAATATACATGCGCGCGTTATGTAATTGCAacgaaaaatacaattacaaaatgaacGATTTTTTGCGAGTTCCGCCAAATTCGATCGTTCAGAGACTCGCGTTccttgataaataaatgtaacggCGCgaggcaaggggttaaaggatCGTACGTATCGAGTTGCGTGCAATTACCGCTGGCCTTGCCGTTAAGCGTAGAGACTAGCTTTGGGTCACTCACCTGGAGTCTTATTAGaacgcgcgcgatcgtcgcATCGATCGAAACACCGCGCGACAGACAGGCAAATAAATTCCCTCGATATTTTGTCCCAGTCGAATCGTTGTTTCTTCGTTCTCGAGATGGTGGCCCCAGCAACGTGGCggctttattatataatgtggTATCGAATCGCCGCGCCAACGCGGGTTGCTCCAATGCTTCCTGTGTTATTCGTGAAAATCAATCGCCAACTATTTATTCCCGTCTTACGTCCATTCATCCATCTTCTGCCCGTGCTGGCTGTGAGAATAGCCATTCGGAAGAATGGTCGCGACGCatcgaggaggaggaggaggacgacgaaCCTCGCGTTTCATACAAATTCTGTCGGTTATATTGTCTCGAAATTTCGTCGGATGCGCATTCTTGTCGTTCGCAAATGGTTTTGTTGTCGGCATGGTCCAGAAAGCGAGACGAAGAAGTGCGAGTATCGCGTAACGACGAACGTCTTCGAAGAACGTGTCTACTCGCGGCGAGTGGCTATCGTTGTTGCTCCGGCAGGCATGGGTCACTCACCTGACGACTATCATGCCGCGTCATTAAGCTGCACCAGCAGCACCGGTACCGGAAATGCCATCGTTCACAGACGTCCACTTCTTTTGTGTACGTTTTCTGTTCGGTACACGTTCGTGACTCCGCACCGTGCAATATCTCGATGCTTCTCGAtctttccctctcgctcccgTTTCTACCGTTCGATTACAAAAGTTTGCGCAACGCTCGCAACCATTGCCGAATTGGAATAAACGTTTCTCGGCcatctgtttttttttttattttttatttttttttcaaaacgcGCGAAccacaattttttcaaatgtttgcGATTCTCGAATATATCTGCGTCTACGATGCTTCGCGATATGTGTACACGTGTATAcgtaaaaaattagtatacCTTGATCAATTCGTGGCGTACAGCTTGGGGATTCCTATCGATGGCGACGCTGATGCAAAAGGCGAACAGCGCTTCCTCGTGCCTGCCCAGTGCCGACAAAGCTACCCCTCTTCTGTAATGTCCCTGGAAAGAAACGTAGACGACACGAAATCAAAATTAGGATACGAACACGGGGTTTCGTTGTAGCAAGGAGGTCGGATATGTGCTCGTTTATGTATTTCGTCGATATTCGGTTCTCACCTTGCCCCAATCCGGTCGTAGCCTGACCGCATGATCGGCATCGGTGAGCGACGCTTGAGGCCTATTCAGCAAAAGCAATACGTGAGCCCTGTTGCTAAGATGGAGTGGGCTGTTTGGCGCTGAAACAAGAAGAAACACGATCGTAAAGCACCGGTGGAATATACCGCCTCCGGCAAGCGCAGGGGGTGCGGAGAGAGTTTACTTGGCAAGAAAACTGTCCCTCGTGTTTCGGAGAAAAGCCCCTTTCCTCTCTGATTAAATCGAGGGAAAGGTTTCGC comes from Augochlora pura isolate Apur16 chromosome 1, APUR_v2.2.1, whole genome shotgun sequence and encodes:
- the LOC144468606 gene encoding LON peptidase N-terminal domain and RING finger protein 3, with product MTELAKEAFASRNYSLAVEMYERSLKQQSPSFEMLVGYGDSLAKCGRIKESIGVYSRCLAVGSVPADKLKHLANALLEEVAGIATTIAGSRRKVETSFACPCCEGTLCQPVTTNCGHTCCKACVEPGKNCRACGQKIAVVGETNVLVQRLVEKWWPREAEASRARHEGDAFVKEGHLGQALERYNLAIHLAPNSPLHLSNRAHVLLLLNRPQASLTDADHAVRLRPDWGKGHYRRGVALSALGRHEEALFAFCISVAIDRNPQAVRHELIKVLYKVLSVGHRRCNASSRAPYNLSEGASRTRSRHQLMNPKRNRRAVFQGSDCEDNSSGGEEEFTQTVGRRLLSTAAPHNGKLQAGLDRVYQDIEKLKRLETRPAEILLPPHSRGTAGELDCILCCRLLWKPVTTPCGHTYCWMCLDRCLDYSSVCPLCVASLADYLASSQKTVTEFVERALKTVAPAEYASRATSHRLELAQGLGLLDSEQIAVFVCTTAFPCVACPLFVYEPRYRLMVRRCVESGVRQFGIAACLNREATGTKRYAEYGTMLEIRDRVLLKDGCSILSTVGGRRFRVISGGERDGYDTAQVEFLRDATVQEDQLLSLLELHDKVRAKGRRWWDTVSSSQQSEIQRVFGRMPDTEEDWPRLADGPSWTWWLLAILPLGPQLQVGILGTTSLEKRLRAIEKTLDHMEQRQLTVAPAPSEETTTSSSICRDGGGLAETTVSVIQQS